A single genomic interval of Terriglobus albidus harbors:
- a CDS encoding response regulator encodes MTINTNLILLVEDDPDHEALAIRALRKANVANEISVARDGAEALALVDKFEAGELPMPQLVLLDLKLPKVQGLDVLKAIRSKERASLLPVVVLTSSDEERDIVSSYRLGVNSYIRKPVNFTDFAEATKQLGMYWLLLNQAPPIS; translated from the coding sequence ATGACCATCAACACGAATTTGATTCTGTTGGTCGAAGACGATCCGGACCACGAAGCACTCGCCATCCGCGCTTTGCGCAAGGCTAATGTCGCGAACGAGATCAGTGTCGCGCGCGACGGTGCCGAGGCTCTTGCACTGGTCGACAAGTTCGAGGCCGGCGAACTTCCCATGCCGCAGCTCGTTCTTCTGGACCTGAAGCTCCCTAAGGTGCAGGGCCTGGATGTGTTGAAAGCAATTCGCTCCAAAGAAAGGGCTTCATTATTGCCCGTCGTAGTACTCACTTCCTCCGACGAAGAGCGCGATATCGTCAGCTCGTATCGTCTGGGCGTCAACAGCTACATTCGCAAACCCGTCAACTTTACAGATTTTGCCGAAGCCACCAAGCAGCTTGGAATGTACTGGCTTCTGCTGAACCAGGCGCCGCCTATCTCCTGA
- a CDS encoding hybrid sensor histidine kinase/response regulator: MTLPQPNLVPLAEQRRRLRVLIVEDYEPDALLLRRHLHRAGYEIEMRCIETRAQMHEALRSGSWDVVIADYTLPGFGARDALALLQASGIDLPFIIVSGTISEETAVSAMRAGAHDYVLKDNLERLVPAIERELADAEARREKLRTAAALKTLETRFSATFNQAAVGMAHISLDGRWILVNQRLRDILGLTAEELESISFYDLLLPASDRDEDEEIVFEDLLSRRIPSLRVEKCLRHKDGHAVDVQLTISVLQPDPNETESLSLVIEDISARKADARERADLVKRLINSERLASAGRMANTLAHEINNPLEALTNVLYLLQTHPELPLDLQELVNMGARELDRVGHITRTTLSFYRGNSGRGHLVNKLIGEVVQIFASRAEGAQVQIITDLRPSASGTTFPLSLRQVFANLIGNAIEAMSGTGGTLTIRSRETATCAIVTIADTGPGIAQAHISQIFEPFFTTKGERGTGLGLWVTRGIVAESGGTLTLRSSTDPTHCGTTMRITLPLKG; encoded by the coding sequence GTGACCTTACCGCAGCCCAATCTCGTTCCTCTCGCAGAACAACGCAGGCGGCTTCGCGTCCTTATCGTGGAAGACTACGAGCCTGATGCGCTGTTGCTGCGGCGTCATCTTCACCGCGCCGGATACGAGATCGAGATGCGGTGCATCGAAACCCGCGCGCAGATGCATGAGGCCCTGCGTTCGGGGAGCTGGGACGTGGTCATCGCCGACTACACGTTGCCCGGCTTTGGAGCACGCGATGCCCTGGCCCTGTTGCAGGCCAGCGGGATCGATCTGCCTTTCATCATCGTCTCTGGCACCATCAGCGAAGAAACAGCTGTCTCCGCCATGCGCGCGGGAGCACATGACTATGTGTTGAAGGACAACCTGGAGCGCCTTGTACCCGCAATCGAACGAGAGCTCGCCGATGCCGAAGCCCGCCGCGAAAAACTACGCACCGCCGCCGCGCTCAAAACCCTGGAAACGCGCTTCTCCGCGACCTTCAACCAGGCTGCCGTGGGCATGGCCCACATCTCGCTCGATGGACGATGGATCCTGGTCAATCAGCGCCTGCGCGACATACTCGGTTTGACCGCGGAGGAGCTGGAGTCAATCAGCTTCTACGATCTGCTACTGCCGGCCTCCGATCGCGATGAAGACGAGGAGATCGTCTTCGAAGATCTGCTCTCGCGCAGAATCCCCAGCCTGCGCGTTGAAAAATGCCTACGCCATAAAGATGGCCACGCTGTCGATGTGCAGCTCACCATCTCTGTCCTGCAGCCAGACCCCAATGAGACCGAATCGCTCTCGCTGGTGATTGAGGATATCTCCGCGCGCAAGGCCGATGCTCGCGAGCGCGCTGACCTGGTGAAACGCCTGATCAATTCCGAACGCCTGGCGTCCGCGGGGCGCATGGCCAATACGCTGGCGCATGAGATTAATAATCCGCTCGAAGCTCTGACGAATGTGCTGTATCTGCTGCAAACGCATCCAGAGCTTCCACTAGATCTGCAGGAGCTGGTCAATATGGGGGCACGCGAGCTGGATCGCGTCGGCCACATCACCCGCACCACGCTCAGCTTCTACCGCGGCAACTCCGGCAGAGGACATCTCGTGAATAAGCTGATCGGCGAAGTGGTGCAGATCTTTGCCTCCCGCGCCGAAGGGGCACAGGTACAGATCATCACGGATCTTCGTCCTTCCGCCTCCGGAACAACCTTCCCGCTTTCATTGCGGCAGGTCTTTGCCAACCTGATCGGCAATGCCATCGAAGCCATGTCAGGTACAGGCGGCACCCTCACCATCCGCTCCCGCGAGACAGCCACATGCGCCATCGTAACCATCGCCGATACCGGCCCCGGAATCGCGCAGGCGCACATCTCACAGATCTTCGAGCCCTTCTTCACCACCAAGGGCGAGCGCGGCACCGGCCTTGGCCTGTGGGTCACCCGCGGTATCGTCGCCGAATCCGGTGGAACCCTCACTCTGCGCTCAAGCACCGACCCCACAC